Proteins from one Prevotella sp. E2-28 genomic window:
- a CDS encoding TlpA family protein disulfide reductase has product MNKKNILTALLFLVALTGQAKDIVWENPTTEFGNAYGDGFFNLTLDVTKVELKADETVVYITAQERSDYPDYTFQFAGDTYLKADNQRYPLVKADGIELNKFVQTGKDNKREMAFHFPPLPKGTKSFDFIEGDGQNAFQIKGIKPVEERWKQLLPSYWRDEQGDWKMAFLDDCAIYDCKFWTYKQREVNPKTGEARMVLSNGNDELKVVVGKDKKGTRTIQIGNQKGAYTMITSRFLPDYPTKDTRTDFVNNGYKMDTVTVVGWLKDMPEHYKSLKTFEFGYENVLTDEHQSVSADLDEQGRFIAKIPVLNSTEFFIDWERCFVRTMFEPGKTYFMLYDFKEGRRYLMGDNCRLQNELFKYPLDWKYVSLDDGQDGTGEESLFDPYIVSVDSLLTAQYAYIDALCQQHPTLSTRFNLFRKGNTLWQQARAFGQARFKAKGFALPENARQFAYDTFWKRLPEPVTMHRDLSTFLRDYLGDAADDIRISISINPQDHLEEYASNDEEMALLKRWKEWIAEATAAVEKAPTNEEKQKVAEELNTKNADMIAQVSKILNGQKGMKFVSGKMLVESMKSHLKLLDSLKTTPFIKDMYLARMVWKDIDNRRCSLCPEVLDTLKSLVSNPVCIAMVEKQNNHYLAIENHEFDKLVLKSSDNLADLSEGEALLKKLVEPYKGKFVLLDIWGTWCGPCKEALSHSTEEYARLKDYDIQYLYLANQSPQNSWENVIKEYNVSGPNVAHYNLPQEQQSAIERHLDVHSFPTYKLFDRNGNLLDLKVDPRDLEGLARLLEQMK; this is encoded by the coding sequence ATGAATAAGAAAAACATCTTAACCGCATTACTCTTCCTCGTTGCCTTGACGGGGCAAGCAAAAGACATTGTTTGGGAGAACCCCACCACTGAGTTTGGAAACGCTTACGGCGACGGATTCTTCAACCTCACGCTCGACGTGACGAAGGTAGAACTGAAAGCCGACGAAACGGTGGTATATATCACCGCACAAGAGCGTTCCGACTATCCCGACTACACTTTCCAGTTTGCTGGCGATACTTATCTGAAAGCAGACAATCAGCGCTATCCGCTCGTAAAGGCCGACGGCATAGAGCTCAACAAGTTCGTGCAGACAGGTAAGGACAACAAGCGCGAGATGGCATTCCACTTCCCACCGCTGCCAAAGGGCACTAAATCGTTCGACTTCATCGAGGGCGACGGACAAAATGCTTTCCAAATCAAAGGCATCAAGCCCGTGGAGGAACGATGGAAACAACTGCTACCCTCCTATTGGCGCGATGAGCAGGGCGACTGGAAGATGGCTTTTCTTGATGATTGCGCCATCTACGACTGTAAGTTCTGGACTTACAAGCAGCGCGAGGTAAACCCTAAGACGGGCGAGGCCAGGATGGTACTCAGCAATGGGAATGACGAGTTGAAGGTCGTGGTCGGCAAGGATAAAAAGGGGACGCGTACGATTCAGATTGGCAATCAGAAGGGCGCCTACACGATGATTACCAGTCGCTTTCTGCCCGACTACCCCACGAAGGACACCCGCACCGACTTCGTCAACAACGGATATAAGATGGATACGGTTACGGTGGTGGGATGGCTCAAGGATATGCCCGAGCACTACAAAAGCCTGAAGACCTTTGAGTTCGGCTACGAAAACGTCCTCACCGACGAGCATCAGTCTGTCAGCGCCGACTTGGACGAGCAGGGACGCTTCATAGCAAAAATTCCCGTGCTGAACAGTACGGAGTTCTTCATTGACTGGGAGCGTTGCTTCGTCCGCACGATGTTCGAGCCTGGCAAGACCTACTTCATGCTCTACGACTTCAAGGAGGGGCGACGCTACTTGATGGGCGACAACTGCCGATTGCAGAACGAACTCTTCAAGTACCCGCTCGACTGGAAGTATGTCAGCCTGGACGATGGGCAGGACGGAACTGGCGAAGAGTCGCTCTTCGACCCCTACATTGTTTCGGTCGACAGCCTCCTCACGGCGCAGTATGCCTATATCGATGCGCTCTGCCAGCAGCACCCCACGCTCTCCACGCGCTTCAACCTCTTCCGAAAGGGCAACACGCTCTGGCAGCAGGCACGTGCCTTCGGACAGGCGCGATTCAAGGCCAAGGGCTTTGCGCTCCCCGAGAATGCCCGACAGTTTGCCTATGACACGTTCTGGAAAAGACTGCCAGAGCCTGTCACCATGCACCGTGACCTGAGCACCTTCCTGAGAGATTATCTGGGTGATGCTGCCGATGACATAAGGATATCGATATCCATTAATCCCCAAGATCACCTTGAGGAATATGCCTCGAACGACGAGGAAATGGCACTGCTCAAACGCTGGAAAGAATGGATTGCTGAGGCTACGGCAGCAGTAGAGAAAGCCCCGACGAATGAAGAGAAACAGAAAGTAGCCGAAGAGCTGAACACCAAGAATGCCGACATGATAGCGCAGGTGAGCAAGATTCTCAATGGTCAGAAGGGCATGAAGTTCGTCAGTGGAAAGATGCTAGTGGAAAGCATGAAGAGTCACCTCAAGCTGCTCGACTCACTAAAGACCACTCCCTTCATCAAGGATATGTATCTCGCACGAATGGTATGGAAGGATATTGACAACCGCCGCTGCTCGCTGTGCCCCGAGGTGCTGGACACGCTGAAAAGCCTCGTCAGCAACCCCGTCTGCATCGCGATGGTGGAGAAGCAGAACAACCACTACCTAGCCATCGAGAACCATGAGTTCGACAAGCTGGTGCTCAAATCGTCAGACAATCTGGCTGACCTCAGCGAGGGCGAGGCCCTGTTGAAGAAGCTCGTTGAGCCGTACAAAGGTAAGTTCGTACTCTTAGACATCTGGGGCACATGGTGCGGCCCTTGCAAGGAGGCACTCAGTCATTCTACCGAGGAGTACGCCCGTCTGAAGGACTACGATATCCAGTACCTCTATCTGGCCAACCAGAGTCCTCAGAATTCATGGGAGAACGTCATCAAGGAGTATAACGTCAGCGGACCGAATGTGGCTCACTACAACCTGCCTCAGGAGCAACAGAGTGCCATCGAGCGCCATCTTGACGTTCACTCCTTCCCCACCTACAAGCTCTTCGACCGCAACGGCAATCTGCTCGACCTGAAGGTAGACCCTCGCGACCTCGAAGGTCTCGCTCGCCTGCTGGAGCAGATGAAGTAG
- a CDS encoding redoxin domain-containing protein, with product MKKAILTIIFVLLLAPLSIEAESKKKVKESEVPQMMNYPSAELSEFRLHGGNVVVQGHFVVPEEAKGEKVPQEVLDQINGRFTVIMRDYIVRKEKTSVIEFTPDGTFSMNVYVPYPMQLLIYPLRTVYGCPGDTITVAIDLTKKTKEEAVTFDGTGLSGEVTRLMQVVDDKYCKPDWSNKVYEKGPDSLMLWKDDQVAQLDELIRQMNGWSSESHRASTNGRVVTDDGKANNGLPELAGCSPLASDILRTHILAQRLEHICDYYMRGMSNFRWKDPSDMKTYWQQYFSFVAPRAKYLTDNPLLMIAGDDFFFNRVEYAAFEPINASRTMANLPFDYNQAFADALAKEKTQTPREFRMNTMKELQEKLHVSPTDFSAQVCHLRSAFSTLKWLGDRYDQAADEVAAAMSVVSHPDLIRQGLLTFREYIKDNEIKVVEDKPMTKGDSIFQRIIEPYKGNVLYVDFWEMSCGPCRGGMLQMRDELEANKDKPVKYLYVTDDSPEKCKSFLEPNNIKGEHIHISRSEWGYLQEKFQFTGIPFVVLFDKQGKQRNDVTVDQLLNE from the coding sequence ATGAAGAAAGCCATCCTAACCATTATTTTTGTTCTGCTCCTTGCACCCCTGAGTATAGAGGCAGAGTCCAAGAAAAAAGTGAAGGAGTCCGAGGTACCACAAATGATGAACTACCCAAGTGCAGAGCTTAGCGAATTCCGCCTGCATGGTGGCAATGTAGTAGTACAGGGACACTTCGTGGTGCCTGAAGAGGCGAAAGGCGAGAAGGTGCCTCAAGAGGTGCTCGACCAGATTAATGGCCGCTTCACAGTCATTATGCGCGACTACATCGTGCGCAAGGAGAAGACCAGCGTTATCGAGTTCACACCTGACGGCACGTTCTCTATGAACGTCTATGTGCCTTACCCCATGCAACTGCTCATCTATCCGTTAAGAACGGTATATGGCTGCCCTGGCGATACCATCACTGTCGCCATTGACCTCACGAAGAAAACCAAGGAGGAGGCTGTGACGTTTGATGGTACGGGACTGAGCGGCGAGGTGACCAGACTGATGCAGGTGGTTGATGATAAATACTGCAAGCCCGACTGGTCGAACAAGGTATATGAGAAGGGACCCGACTCGCTGATGCTATGGAAGGACGACCAGGTGGCTCAGCTGGACGAGTTGATACGTCAGATGAACGGATGGAGCAGCGAGAGCCATCGTGCTAGCACGAATGGTCGAGTCGTGACAGACGACGGCAAGGCCAACAATGGACTGCCTGAGTTAGCAGGCTGCTCACCCTTGGCTTCCGACATTCTGCGCACCCACATCCTTGCACAGCGTCTGGAGCATATCTGCGACTACTATATGCGTGGCATGAGCAATTTTCGCTGGAAAGACCCGTCTGATATGAAGACCTACTGGCAGCAGTACTTCAGCTTTGTGGCTCCACGTGCCAAATACCTCACAGACAATCCCCTGCTGATGATTGCTGGCGACGATTTCTTCTTCAACCGAGTAGAGTATGCAGCCTTCGAACCCATCAATGCGAGCAGAACGATGGCGAACTTGCCCTTTGACTATAACCAAGCATTTGCCGATGCTTTAGCGAAAGAGAAGACGCAGACTCCTCGCGAGTTCAGAATGAATACGATGAAAGAGTTGCAGGAGAAACTGCACGTCAGCCCTACCGACTTCAGTGCTCAGGTGTGCCATCTGCGTAGCGCCTTCAGCACCTTGAAGTGGCTGGGCGATAGGTATGACCAGGCTGCCGACGAGGTAGCAGCAGCCATGAGCGTAGTGTCTCATCCTGACTTGATTCGCCAAGGACTCTTGACCTTCCGCGAATATATCAAGGACAATGAGATTAAGGTGGTGGAGGACAAGCCCATGACCAAGGGCGACTCTATCTTCCAGCGCATCATCGAACCCTACAAGGGCAACGTGCTCTATGTCGATTTCTGGGAGATGTCGTGCGGTCCTTGCCGAGGTGGTATGCTCCAGATGCGCGACGAGCTGGAAGCCAACAAGGACAAGCCCGTGAAGTATCTCTATGTCACCGACGATAGTCCTGAGAAGTGTAAGTCGTTCCTCGAACCCAATAACATCAAGGGCGAACACATCCACATCTCGCGCTCTGAATGGGGTTATCTGCAAGAGAAGTTCCAGTTCACTGGCATTCCCTTCGTCGTACTCTTCGACAAGCAGGGTAAGCAGCGCAATGACGTAACGGTGGATCAACTGTTGAATGAATAA
- a CDS encoding TlpA disulfide reductase family protein: MKSFIITILLAVAALTVQAQTKVWDNIVMGYANAPIINVNRVALYADRTDVSLHIDYRKGRQMGFSRGTALKAGGKEYKVTGATVIKLDEPYTMTEDTLNLTLTFEPLPVTTQRFDFTSPDGLQLLNIRNANSLPEGITNTYWRNEATGDWMIGITPQHVIYKNKVWDIVSQAEKKDAYTLTINDGTIIKVGKMKKGRRIITIGKEKPATCSPIVTAALPDYPTKDLRKGFVDNGYRTNDSVTIIGWMKDMPQQAWERGKEFCIGIENIFSDKEESSYAKMDSLGRFSFKMPILNSSQAFLDWGRTSKSTLLEPGKTYFFLYDFLTGQMLWMGDDVRVQNELLAHPHDWNSDRIEKEEEGKITAMQFKARTDDSRAASMTKLQNCLAQHPNLSQRYIDYLSGYYLTSQGEAMMQARYSIPGYDLPKEYMDYVGNELWKKACKPYTLYRDFSTFIRDYLNHLRDTQQGDWGILFRNTALRLEQQGVVTLTDKEREALNHYIVMHNQLEAGIKNDISQQERDSLINAFNSSETVTTLNALIVRMGDPLQDEMNLTGYRQTMEVLDSVGCDRALRDISLARQFCRAINEKRTILPPAAMNMMNLELQLPSAKAAVMALQNKYLEIQQRDITKSGILKTNDDVANMSDGEQILRKLTEPYRGRLVLLDIWGTWCGPCKLALSHSQEEYERLKDYNLVYLYLANRSPEDGWKNVIKEYNVTGENVVHYNLPADQQSAVEHFLQVHSWPTYKLIDRDGKVLDVNADPRNLESLAKLLDQMK, from the coding sequence ATGAAATCATTCATCATCACCATTCTCCTTGCTGTCGCCGCTTTGACAGTGCAGGCCCAGACGAAAGTTTGGGACAACATAGTTATGGGCTATGCCAACGCCCCCATCATCAACGTGAACCGTGTAGCTCTCTATGCAGACCGCACCGATGTAAGCCTGCATATCGACTACCGTAAAGGTCGGCAGATGGGCTTCAGTCGGGGAACAGCCCTGAAAGCTGGTGGCAAGGAATATAAGGTGACTGGAGCCACCGTCATCAAACTGGACGAACCCTACACCATGACAGAGGACACGCTGAACCTGACGCTGACGTTCGAGCCACTGCCTGTGACAACGCAGAGGTTTGACTTCACGTCGCCCGACGGTCTGCAACTGTTGAACATCCGCAATGCCAACAGCCTACCAGAAGGAATCACCAACACCTACTGGCGCAATGAGGCAACGGGCGACTGGATGATAGGTATCACGCCACAGCACGTCATCTATAAGAACAAGGTATGGGACATCGTGAGTCAGGCGGAAAAGAAGGACGCCTATACGCTGACTATCAACGACGGCACAATCATCAAGGTCGGGAAGATGAAGAAAGGCCGGAGAATCATCACCATCGGCAAGGAGAAGCCCGCGACGTGCAGCCCTATCGTTACGGCTGCCCTGCCCGACTACCCGACAAAGGACTTGCGCAAGGGTTTTGTGGATAATGGCTACCGAACAAATGACAGCGTGACCATCATCGGATGGATGAAGGATATGCCCCAACAGGCGTGGGAGCGAGGAAAAGAATTTTGTATCGGTATTGAAAACATCTTCAGCGACAAGGAGGAAAGTTCTTATGCGAAGATGGACTCCCTAGGACGTTTTTCGTTTAAGATGCCGATTCTGAACTCTTCGCAGGCATTCCTCGACTGGGGACGCACATCGAAGAGCACCCTGCTGGAACCAGGCAAGACCTACTTCTTCCTCTATGATTTCTTGACAGGACAGATGCTATGGATGGGCGACGATGTCAGAGTGCAGAACGAACTGCTGGCACATCCGCACGACTGGAACAGCGACCGTATTGAGAAGGAAGAGGAAGGCAAAATAACCGCCATGCAGTTCAAGGCACGGACAGACGACTCGCGTGCTGCCAGCATGACAAAGCTACAGAACTGTCTGGCCCAGCATCCCAACCTCTCACAGCGATACATCGACTATCTTTCTGGCTATTATCTGACCAGTCAGGGTGAAGCGATGATGCAGGCCCGCTACTCCATTCCTGGGTACGATCTTCCCAAAGAATATATGGACTATGTGGGCAACGAACTCTGGAAGAAAGCCTGCAAGCCCTATACGCTCTATCGAGACTTCAGTACCTTTATTCGTGACTATCTCAATCACCTCAGAGACACGCAGCAAGGTGACTGGGGCATACTTTTCAGAAACACGGCCCTGCGTTTAGAACAGCAAGGTGTGGTGACCCTGACCGACAAAGAACGTGAGGCGTTGAATCATTATATCGTCATGCACAATCAACTGGAGGCTGGTATCAAGAACGATATCTCACAGCAGGAGCGCGACTCCCTTATCAATGCCTTCAACTCCAGCGAGACCGTCACCACGCTGAACGCCCTGATAGTCCGCATGGGAGACCCGCTGCAGGACGAGATGAATCTTACTGGCTACCGCCAGACAATGGAAGTGCTCGACTCTGTGGGGTGCGACCGCGCACTGCGTGACATCTCTTTGGCACGTCAGTTCTGTCGGGCCATCAACGAGAAGCGTACCATCCTTCCCCCTGCTGCCATGAACATGATGAATTTGGAATTGCAACTGCCTTCTGCCAAAGCTGCCGTTATGGCGCTGCAAAACAAGTATCTGGAAATACAGCAACGTGACATCACGAAGTCGGGCATTCTGAAGACTAACGACGATGTGGCAAATATGAGCGATGGTGAGCAGATACTCCGCAAGCTCACTGAGCCTTATCGCGGCCGCCTCGTCTTGCTCGACATCTGGGGCACTTGGTGCGGTCCTTGCAAATTAGCACTCTCGCACAGTCAGGAGGAATATGAGCGACTGAAGGACTACAATCTCGTGTATCTCTATTTAGCCAACCGCAGCCCTGAGGATGGATGGAAGAATGTCATCAAGGAGTACAACGTCACGGGCGAGAATGTCGTACACTACAACCTGCCCGCCGACCAGCAGAGTGCTGTAGAGCATTTTCTGCAAGTCCACAGTTGGCCTACCTACAAACTCATTGACCGCGACGGAAAGGTGCTTGATGTCAATGCCGACCCTCGCAACCTCGAAAGTCTTGCAAAACTATTGGATCAGATGAAATAA